The following DNA comes from Anastrepha obliqua isolate idAnaObli1 chromosome 1, idAnaObli1_1.0, whole genome shotgun sequence.
tatttttattatttcaagctTTTCTCGTTCAGGTAGTGCCGGCGATCGTCCACTCCTTGCCAAATATTTGCACTTTGGTTCATCTTTAAATCTTTTTATTATTCCAGTAATAGTGGTGCGTGGACGATTTACTAATGAGCATATCTCCCGAATGGTCTTGCTTTGATTGTacgcatttaaaataatttttctctcttCAATTGtggtttttctccttttttgattcatttttaacAATCACGCGGCgtcagtaaaattttttaattaagtaccGTTATAGAATGTATACAGATCAGTCTTAAAGCTACCATACTAAAcgaactcactgaaaaaaggaGCCAGATtggcttaaatttttgttaaaattgttttaaaaggcAAGCCGAGCTGACGTGACGGTGAATTTTGTCCTCAAAAAggtgacaaaaatattttatttttcatttttccaaaaatgggcTAGTAAGAGAAAGGTATTTAAActgaaatagaaattaaataaatcatagtttttgttaaatatgcTACTTTTCATGTTTTCATTATATTCTGGGCACGGGAGATATTATAATCATCTAGATACTAAATGACGGTGACTTTTGTCCatctgtgtatgtatatgttcatgcgcatacatacatatgtagttcttTAAGGTACAGTGattcaaatttgcaaatatttgtgtatttaattCTTCCGGAACTTCTCcgatattttccaattttgtattttcgCACGCAAACAAAGCAGGTGATGGCcactttatacatacatacatttctactCGAACAAAAGGTCCGGGATGTTTCGCATTGGAAGAAGAAACCATTTACAATCCAATATCATTCAATCCTCATTCCCTCTTCATGCCCATTTTTCGAATACAAAAAAGCTTTCTGAGCTGTTTTGGGCGTTCGCGTGTTTGCGCGTtatattggaaaataaataaacattagcAGACCACTTGGTTAGCCTGCCCATTTTCACTCACTTAAATTCACATTCATCTAAGTTTTATTTGCGAATTTACTTCCAATAATTTTcgaatgttataaattttcttaattgcGATTTGTGTTTTGGTTTCTTTGCAGATTATTGGTTTGGTCATTGTGGTCGCCTCGGTATGGATGCTCACCGATCCCACATTCGTGCTGTCGATGACGCAATCGTATAATCACTACTACATAGCGCTCTATGTCTTCCTTGGCATTGGTGTGCTGATCACGCTGGGCGCTTTCTTTGGCTGTTGTGGCGTTGTGAAAGAGTCGCAATGTCTGCTTGTATCGGTGAgttttacatataaacatacacatatgcataccaTATATTTATGGTAtgatacatttaattttatatgtcATGCGACAACCTCAAAAATTTGTGGCTGTGAATTCCAATTATCGCtcataaaaatcaattgaaGTGGACGCTATCGCCCACGCCTTGAACGGCTGCACTCTCCAGCCGGCGATGAGGCGCTGTACGCATTTAGCCACCCACTGCGCGCTgtactaaatatgtatgtaagcgtgcTGCCATTCGTAGTGCCGTAGGCGCCATGGGTATGTTCGTAGGCGACTCGCGAAAATTCTTAGCAGCTGCAAACTTTTGGCGGCgtgttgcatacatttttttatgcatatgtacttgcatatcgctcatttgctgcaagagtgtcaaaatcaaaaaaaataagtatcaTAAATTAGATAACTGCAAAAATTAACTCAAGCTCTTATTGTATGATGCGTAAAAATATGTGGCCATTTCAATTAACAGTATCTTATTAGCTGGAGGCCTGCCCTTACTTTTACTTAGGGAAACAAAGTAAAGTGAAAACTTTGAagccgtttttctcaaaataaatcttttttttttttttggattgtgACACTCTTGCAGCAAAAGAGTGATGTGtatttttattctgtttttatgATTACGAACATGATTTATGACTTCAGTGTTTATTTTGTAGTTCTTCTGCGTAATTTTGGTTGTGATGGTGGCCCAGATTGCCGCCGGCGCATGGGCATTCCACAATAAAGACAAACTCGATGACATTGTACGCGCTTCGGTGAAGTATTCCGTGCAGGAGGAGTATGGGCAATTGAGCATGAGTTCGCGCACCGTCACATTTGATACCATACAGaagaatgtatgtacatgccaTAGATACGAGTGGAATGtgcaatgtttatttattttcatatgcacAGATTTTCACGCCTACAAATGTAAACACAAACAAGTTGATACTCaaatttcttctctttttttctgctatttttaCTTCGTTACAGTTGCAATGTTGCGGCGCTGATGGACCGGCCGATTGGGCAACGAGCCGTTTCAATAATGTCGATCGCACAAATATCGTTGATATTGCCATTTCATCGATGAATGTATTCTACAATATACCCGAGTCGTGTTGCAAAGATGAGCTGAAGGAAAACGTGTGCGAGATGTcgagaaaattgaaatttggtgGTTCACTTAATCAGGCAATATATCAACAGGTTCGTTGGAAACTATACTTATTGACATACGAGGGTTGTTTGAaaagtttgtgtaaaaataagaACCACTTAATTGTTTGGCGCaaaccttttttcatttttcgacaTACATATGATAGTTTCCTTTTAGACTTATACAATTCGTttaacgctgttctagtttgttgatcccatTCGAATAATAGAATTTATCCAAGTctgacaaataataaaaatcagaaatcaaatgaataaaatatttttcccgccagccatttttGCCAATTGAGGAGCAACTAGTAGTCCGTGGTATCCGAGAGAGCCAAGTCTGGAAAATAGGGAAGATGTGAAACAAGTGTGAACTCTATTTccatattaattttgcgcccacaactgctgaggcctgagctggtgcgttgtcgtgatggaaaaaaaaatcaatattcgaatgccaaatacaaagaaatatagCGATCTGGccgaaacttggtgtgtgttcctccaagagatgctactaactaaacatactTACGATACGCGCCAGCATTGCCATGTCTCTGACTTTGTAccgacttttcaaacgaccctcgtacatatagtgttttcttttctcaaaTTTACTTTTCGAGAATTTCGTCGCACGCCCTGCGAAAATGTTGCATATTTCATTTGAAGTAgaaatctaataaaaaaaaatgtttatgcacCACATTTCAAACGTCAATGCTGACAAATGTGAAACGAAGGGATGCCTATAAACTCACTGCAGTGGCTTCCGGTCTattggagaacaagcagccaaaataggCATTCCTCACAACAtacactgtcacagttgtaaacaaccggagaaaaaggaaacaatcttacatttcctctgtgaatgtcctgccctTTGGAAGGCGAGAATGTCAACCCTtggcaaaccactgttcgagagtcccgaacaactgtctggcttagacgtcaacaacctaataaggttcttaaaccgcataGACTGGATATAGGCTCTTTAATACGTAGTGAGAGTTCATAGGTCCCCTCCCCTCTAAGCCAAGAAGTAGCAGTAAAACATCCTTCGATGGGAGATTAAATAATCTAGTGTGTATAAGTCCTAGGTAAAATCGTTACGCACCATTTGTTCGTCGCCGTCATACGCTGGTAGTCTCCCAATAAGATTGTATTCTTAGCGCATAGAGCGTTTGCGACAGTGAGGCCAAAATCCATCAGTTTCGATGCATTTTTGTGACCCACCGGACGGATTGGCTGTCTCACATAACGTATGTACAAGGCGACGCAAAATAAATCACCCTATAGGAAGATTTATTATTTCTGCAAATAGCGTCGGACGtccatcatatttgacacttgtgaattaaaGAGTTTCAGCGTACAAACAGTCAAGCCATGGaacgcgtaaagatcaaaataaagaattccatcaaatttaataaaaaagttattcaaaaacaaaactgaatgaTTGCTGATGATTGATAGATAGAGATACATGAAGTAGATTCGAAGATAAACATCTCTACAACATTTTAATTCGTATATTCAAATAGCCTATTTATGTTTCCAAAAGATATTCGGAtgaattttgtacaattagCGTCATAAATGGTTCTAAGCAGCCACTACTTTTCCAATCATCTAACCTGACCTATTCCATTCCTAACCCATTCCTATGATTCGACGTGTAATAGTAAGACCAAAGGCACCttagagcttcgttagtttgaaaaaaaatacagatttGTAGTATCATTGGGCCCAATACTTTAATCGcttaaattgttgttgttgttgcaacaacATTAAATCCTCGctaaaattttttggagaatgCCACCTATGTCAATTTTCACAGGATATAACTAAATTTCATAGCGTATATCCAACAGTCATGGGGACGTTTGGGTTCGATCATTCGATTTGCTAGTTCGATGTTTTgtagtgaaataaaattagtttcagTGACTGCCAGCGGTATCTCTCGTTATTTCTCTTGCTTCCCTACAGTACtaccttttgtttgtttttgagtaaaaaaccgcTTGTTCTATTACTGCCCcgaagaaggagaagaaatcCACTCCCAAAGATAGAAAGAAACAATAGGTAGGGTAGACTAAATTACATACGCTATTTCCTCAAAACAAGTCCCGACCCCAAcaagtattattattaatatttgcgATCGTGCCGACTGGGGCGCAATGTGCcgataaaaattaattctattGAGGTCGATTTGCAGCTCTTGACTTTATCTACAGCCAAGTGAACGAGCCATCAGACGTTGTGAAGTCAACATACAGGCTTCATCTCCATATGCCTTTTCGGCCGTCCTTCCTCTTCGGCGAGAGTCTTGCGGATTTCAGTCCAGGGACATTCTGATGATGTCAGTCGCAGGTTTACGGCTTGTGTAGCCTATCCATTTCCACTTTCGTTCGAGTATTTCAATCTCAACCGGCCTTTGTTCGCTTCGAGTAAGAAGCTCGCCAGTAGAAATCCAGTTATCTGACCACCATATGTGCAATAAACAgcggtttataaaaatttggagtatttttgttgttgaaaccGCGGACCAGGTTGACACCCATACAGCAGTACCTACTTCACATTCGAATTGAAAATCCTTATCTTTGTTCTGGCGGTTAGCTGCTTAGGGTACCGTATGCTTTTAAGCATACCGAATGATGATCTGGCTTTCATTATTCTGTACTCATTGTCAATATTAGCGCCGCCGTCAAGGGTGATTTGGCTACCTAAGTAGACGAACTTGTTTACTTTTTCACTATGAATGCGCCAGGTCGATGGGCATTAATGGTCATAGTCTGCGTCGTTTCAACATATATACAAGTGTTAAACGGGCTTAGGTAAAATGTTCTGGTCAACAATGATGTCCCATAGATCTTAACTGGTGGTTAATACTGCCAAGAGATTGTATACATATAGGTAAAAACTTTAGACCCTACTCGTAATCCAATGTCTTGGAAGATTTAGTAAATTGATTGACCTGTAGTTCGTTGTTGTTGGTATAGTAGCTTGCGGTTCCCTGCTTAAAGCGGAAAAGCCATCATCTAGCCCGCAATATTTCTCAATGAGGGGAAGAACGCAGAACGAGCACCGCAAAGCATAAACTTCCCCATAATAACttgaggaatgctgctggtGTGACAGTCATTGGAGGGACATAAATCCAGTAACGTAGACTCGGCTGTCGTGCGAACAGGCTAAGTGCTggacagtgttttttttttgctctaagATATTCCAAGATTACAAACTGTGATAGGTGCACTGTGCACCCGTCCTAGTTTTGTCGGCGGAAATGGTGaaaggcagtgccccgttagcATCGCTACTCCTAGTCCACAATCTGCCCTtgggaatatttaaaaatatttggcaaaGCACATTTATGAGAGTACTGTAAAAtgttaatacaaggtggcacgaaattaatcatccaataatgtttttgaataactgttttacgaaatcaaaaaaatgatttggagTGATGAAAGTATATGATgatgacctttacgcgctccattgcgtATCTGTtttttatactgcagctgtatagttcacaagtgtcaaattttgtgccaccttatcGATACCACAAGACCTTCaccttattgttgttgtatcatTGAAATATCTAGCTCAGTTCTAAAGGAGTTGAAAGAGGGGTAGATATGTGGCACGTTGACCCATGACAGACCTTATTATGCCCTTCTAGTCCATTGTGCCGCGACACCCTTTAGATAGCCTGTCGTCTGTTAGCGCAAATTTATAATAACGCACATATCAATAATTCAACTATTTAACATTTTAAGATTTCTTATTTATAGTCCTCTTATTTTcgtacaaataaattaattaaactatttacttttttcttctttttcatacccaattcatctgcatacacacatgcgACTGGAGTAGGGTTGCGTTGACAAATTAATTGAGCTCATCTACGAGAATTGGGTACTGCTATTCGGCATCACCGCGGGTGTGATTCTATTGGAACTGTTGGCGCTGACCTTCTCATTGAGCCTTTGCTGTGCGGTACGCAATCAACACTACAAAGCCTGAGAATTACTGAATTCCCAACGGGAAATAAATGACGACGAAAAGTACTAACAAACCAAACCGAAGAGAATGAGGGCAAAAGCAtattaaatcgaaaaaaatgtgaacaaacaaaacttGTAGGAAGCAAACTCAGCTATGGTGAAGTTGaggaaaaatagagaaaattatttaaaagtaagTGCAgtgttaaataatttaacaattttgaaagtattGTGCTAAGCTACTGAAGCGAAGTAGTAGAGCGCAAAGAAATTGTGAAATGTAAGTAGGAAGTAAATTCGAAAAGTGGCATGCAAGTAGTGCAAAAAGgtaagaaaaatgatttaagcGCTTAAAGGAAAATAgtaatattatgaaaaataacaGGACTTTGCAGACAGAAaacgttaaaaaacaaacaaacatagcATAAAGATATCTAGAAACATTCtagtaaaatttttcacaaaaactttttgtattttccaAACCGTTTTAAagcagcaaataaataaataaaacactcTTTATAAAGGAAACTGAACTTTCATCTTCATACAACAATAATCAAAATGCATAGATACCAAAGCGAATTTATATAAGGCGGTACTAGAGCGACAACCGCATTTacgtgtattttgtttttgcaatttagtGTTTCGAATGTTTCAAATTTCCATGAGCATGTAAACAAAGAAGCAGGTCACATTGACATTCAAAACATCAAATCGTAAAATGAGCtgctctagtgccaccacctgaAATGATTTCGCCCCGATAGATAccataaaaaataaggaaagcacaaaatagttttgatgaaaatttgcaaataaatgtaacaaatataattttagtgCTCCCATGCTCAACTGCACTACTTTGAATAGTTGAAGGAGATCCCTTTGATCCCAACATGTAACTATTTTTAACACTTTATGATGCCAAATTTACGTTTTGCGAAgcacaaattaaataattaagtaaatatgttgacaaataattttcttcaacTGAACAAAAACTGTATACGTTTTGAGTCTTccgctaaaaaaatgtatgattagtTTTTGCCAAATGcaaatgtaacaaaaattttaattatttaaaagtaaaaaaaaatgttatgagaATCTCTCAAAGTGAAAAGTACAGTGTGAGATGAAGATGTGAAactgattgtttttttattacaatataatttttttttttacatattttttttttcattatttatgtaagatattttatttaacattctCAACTCATAAATCAGCAGGTGATTTGCTGCAGCGGCATTTTGAAGGTCGATTTCCTAATAGAATGCAACATCTGGAATACCGAATAGTCATGCACACAATTAGAGCTGCCTTTAGGTTATGTAGTGCTGGCTTTTCTGTACAAAATCTCACTTTCTCCTCTCCTCTAGTGCTCTGTATTTGCAgtcgaagatattattttatgtaattcttaatgTACCTCTTTGCCATCTCTTTGCTATCCTTCAAGAATGAGAAATATTTTGATCTTAAGCCCATTTGCCGAGTCCTAcaaagagcagggcagtggcaaagtGGGTGTTCCAAAATACGCTTACCATTCGCTTTGTTGTTTGTGTTACACGCATTGGCATTTTAGCTGCATGATGTGGGGTGAAGAAGTTCACATTAGAAAATCAGATTAGGTTCAATGAGCGGCTTGAAatccaaaattatgaaaattttcttttgcccAATTATTTCATATGTACGTACTTACATACCGAATAGGCTGGGGCGTGAATACCATTCGTGagtgcgtaggtttgaatctcagcaaaattatagaaaacgttttttctaatagcggtcgtcctcggtaggcaatggcaaaacctccgagagtaATTCGGCCATTAAAATgtgcctcataaaaaaattgtctgtcATTCTTAGGTGGCACAGAACTGTAAATCCCTCCATTGGTGGAAAAACATCAgcacgcacactacaaataggaggaggagatcagCTAAATAACCAATcaaaggtgtaagcgccaattttaTACTTACTTACATGCAATAAATGCTGACCATGTGCTCACTATGAAtagggccaatgtaattttttaattgtatacaaaaaatttcattgtttaaacaaagTCCAAAGTCCAAGTACAAGTTAGCTCAAATTACATTTATGCCTAATTTgcttctttatatatttattttctcgaAATACAACAATGTGCCATTAAAGatctattttttacaaaaagactTTTCCTTATAAAAGTTGTTaggtacaaaaaatttatttatttatttatttttttttttttttgtttaagcatatccatatatataatatgtagtgcTTTGCCATTTTGCTCACACTGTACgtattaagaaatttatttttgtactacTTTTTATGCAGATTTTTTTAGAGTAATTTTTATGGTTTGGAGTATTGACATTCCATAAACAAAGCAATTAGAGATGGGCAAAGGAATGAGactcaagaaaaattttaattataatttagcaattttctgagttttttatatttacttatataattttatttaaaaacatttcttaaaatgattgtattaaaaataattagcaAGAGACAAAACAATcaatcaaataacaaaaattttcttaaaatggttttattaaaaataattagcaacaaacaaaaaatcaacctatttgtaaaaattaaaagctcTCGTCTCGATAAATCGATTATATTCTTCTGTTCGATTATCAACCaagttttgtataaataaatgatttttcaaaatatcacatcAAATAATTATGCCAATGCATATAAAAGTTATGCTGTGTAGTCGCATAAAATACTttccaaaaaatgttgaaaaaagctACTGGGCATCAAATTGCGTCGTTCTGGCCGCGTAGAATCCACTGCCGTGGAATTGTATGATGTTTTTTTATAGTCGGTATTTATAAGACAATCTCAGAGAAGAACAAGAGagtaaaaacttaaattgaTATTTTGTAAAGAATCATTTGTTTCATcttttttaaatgatattagtTGATGATACCCCAGATTCAAgcgataaatttaattttttggcaattggcaTAAATTCAGATCATAGAAAAGAtacaaaatctttattttttattaaaaaaaaaacaatgttgttCGAATATATATATGCGTACCTACATACGTTGTTTAcatattggaaaatttttaatggaaattatttaaatttttgtcataaatTGACCTGAAACTAAACGAATTTCAAAGTTATGCAATTTTGTAGACAATTTTGtctacgtttttatttttacaaaaactattacatatattataatatattaaaaagtaatatttcatttttaacgtCAACTTCATGTCAACaaataattgcaataaattatgaagcagtacaaaaacaaaaatccatcaaaacgcacaccacaagtgggaggaggaactcggccaaacacgcagAAACGGGTGTAAGCCCCAATCatataaaaatcacaaaatttgcGAGCTACAGTGAAACCTCGATGCAACTAGCCTTGATAAAACTAAAAACTCaatgtaaaaacattttttcggaCCACCGAAGAAACCGAGCTGTTGCGaaattttccatacaaaaatgATCCATTGATGTAAACATGAAAGCCTTCGGAATATAAGTATTGACAGTTAAAGTCTCGTTGGTAAAAGCCAGCGTATTCTAAATATGTTGACGGCTTAGCAAAAGTCTGAAGGGCAAGTCGATTTCCCTACGCGACAAAATTTCTGTAGtggataataaaatattactagtaaataaaattaactatattaacaattatatttataatgaattttttcaaaaagtctcGTTACACTGATGTTTCGTTATTCCATAAATACGAAATAAGCGAACTATAGCAAATCATATCGTTATATCGAGGTCTCACTGTACTAAGTTTATTTTTGTACTGTAATGTACTTATCATTTATGGATATGATTGTTCACATGAAATTCGGGTTGAGGctgattatatttaatttttttattattaaaaatataacaaaaaataaaactaaataagcaAGAAATGCATATTCAAGGAACTTAATTTCGaattcttcaaacttttttcaaatgagCCCATCTCTATGGCTAAAAGTGAAATGAACGGTGATGTAGTCGAGTATTTAAATGCATGCcaatcaatttttaattaatgttgtacatacatacttacatatgtatggcaAGTGTAAATACCTAACCGACCCCAAGCATAAAAAATCTACGTTTGTCACAAACTCCACGAGAATGTCAAGAAACACAAATCTATTTTTCTACCCCTTGCTTTTAAcgaatgaatttattttagatacgaatatatgtatgtatgtgaatttagtgatacttttttattctaaattccgtaattttaattttgcttcatgaattaatttattattttttttttgctatttttttttttttgtcttggtttattttttttttaagaaaattttaattttattatttttttatgttatttggcttttttttttttggttgtttttacttgaattaatttatattttattcttttatactacaatatctttttatttaatttagaaatcattaattttaattgaattgagtttcacttaatttaatttcactctttagtttcattttatttcatt
Coding sequences within:
- the LOC129253449 gene encoding CD82 antigen isoform X1, with product MIVTNYEETNSFENKKRTVHPKKLSRRDIIGLVIVVASVWMLTDPTFVLSMTQSYNHYYIALYVFLGIGVLITLGAFFGCCGVVKESQCLLVSFFCVILVVMVAQIAAGAWAFHNKDKLDDIVRASVKYSVQEEYGQLSMSSRTVTFDTIQKNLQCCGADGPADWATSRFNNVDRTNIVDIAISSMNVFYNIPESCCKDELKENVCEMSRKLKFGGSLNQAIYQQGCVDKLIELIYENWVLLFGITAGVILLELLALTFSLSLCCAVRNQHYKA
- the LOC129253449 gene encoding CD81 protein isoform X2; protein product: MGLNGCCSCVKYLMVLINILFWIIGLVIVVASVWMLTDPTFVLSMTQSYNHYYIALYVFLGIGVLITLGAFFGCCGVVKESQCLLVSFFCVILVVMVAQIAAGAWAFHNKDKLDDIVRASVKYSVQEEYGQLSMSSRTVTFDTIQKNLQCCGADGPADWATSRFNNVDRTNIVDIAISSMNVFYNIPESCCKDELKENVCEMSRKLKFGGSLNQAIYQQGCVDKLIELIYENWVLLFGITAGVILLELLALTFSLSLCCAVRNQHYKA